The genomic DNA GGTGGACATGTTCATGAAGTAATAGCCGCAACAGACTTCTACGAAGGCCATTTACACGAATTTAAAGAAATATCTAGTCTTCAGATTCCCGTTGGTGATGGAAGACATGTCCATTTTGTAGAAGCTAGAACAACTGTAGATGCTGCTCATAAGCACGAACTAATTTTTGCTACCCTAATCGAAGACCCTATTGGTGAAGATTAAGCATCAAATATTAGTACAAGCCCATACAAAAGAATGAAACTTTATTTCGTACACAAAGTTTATGTAGATTTCTACCCCAGCTACGACGCTGGGGTAGACTCTCAAGAGATGCCTTGCGATTATATCAGGTAATACTCAATAATATCTCCATCTAATCCAAATCCATTTAATTAAGCCTTAATAACAATGAGCTCTAATAGGTCTTGTTGCAAATTCTTCACATTATATTTCATGGAAAACAATCGCATTAGTGGGACATTTTTCAACAGTATCAAGAACAATTTCCTTAATACTTAGATTAATGCCTTGCGTTTTTACCTGTGCCTTTTGTTCATTGATTTCATAAACTTCTGGAAGCATTTTTACACAAATGCCACATCCAATACAATATTCCTTCTTAATTTCAATCAGAACATCTGAAGTGTTTGCTGATTCTATTGCAAGCTCCTTTCTATCCACTAGTTTCCCTGTAATCCAAGCCATTGAAAGAATTGCGATCACCGTTAAAATCCATCGAACTCCCATGAAAGAGAAACCTAAAAATTTTACTTCATTGGCTAGCATCGGTACTTTTATAACTGCCCATGAACTTAGTATAATTACAATATTGGCAACACTTGCTCCTTTTGAAAGCAGCATTTTGCTAATCGGGAAAGCCGCATAGATCGGTCCAGCTGAAATACTTCCTAATACAAGTGAAAGTATATTCCCAAGGAATCCAGATTTTTCTCCAAAATGCTTGATGATTACCTCTTTGGGAATCAGTGCTTCAATCACGACTGTCAACAAGAAAATGACTGGTAGAATTTGAAACATTTCAATCAGATAATAAACACTGTTACTCATTGCTTTTGATGCCTTATCTGGCATCAGAATAAATAAGATTAGATAGATCATGCCTACTATCAATAATAACTTGTTTTTCTTTATTACTTGAGTCAATGTCATAGCACCACCCCCATTACTGCTGCAATGAATAATGCCGCAACAAAGCTGAGTAGATTTCTTGTAAGCGTAAATTTAAAACCAAATTCTTTTTTCTCAAGTGGAAACGTTACGACACCAACCATAGTTAAAGTTGTTAAAAACGCCACCGCTGGAACGATACTAGCACCTACATCAATGAAAGAACCCACTAAAGGAAATGCAACAAATGCAGGTACGAGAGTTATACTTCCTGCAATAGCAGCAATTACTGTTGCCATCACTGTGTTTTCTGACCCAAGCACACTTTTTATTGATTCTGGTGGTACAAACGTTAGTATCAATCCAATGATAAAGATGATTGCTATAATTTCTCCAAGCATATTTCCCATCATACCTTTCGATTTTTTCATCGCTTCGAATGTCTTCTTCTTACTTTTAATCAAAGATACAATTATTAATACAATTGATATACCCCAAAATGCGAGCGTAAAAACGTCCATTAAAATTCCCCTTTCTTATTGTTTAAAATAATTATATAATAAGAACAACAAAAATAGCGTTACCAAGGTAACACCAAAGGGAGAGAATTATGGATTTATTATCAATATCAAATACTTATTCGTTATTAAAACCAATCCCAATAGCATTATTAGAAGAAGCCTTTAACTCTAAAGCGCTGAAAATTAAGACCTACAGTAAGGATGAAA from Firmicutes bacterium HGW-Firmicutes-1 includes the following:
- a CDS encoding permease; this encodes MTLTQVIKKNKLLLIVGMIYLILFILMPDKASKAMSNSVYYLIEMFQILPVIFLLTVVIEALIPKEVIIKHFGEKSGFLGNILSLVLGSISAGPIYAAFPISKMLLSKGASVANIVIILSSWAVIKVPMLANEVKFLGFSFMGVRWILTVIAILSMAWITGKLVDRKELAIESANTSDVLIEIKKEYCIGCGICVKMLPEVYEINEQKAQVKTQGINLSIKEIVLDTVEKCPTNAIVFHEI
- a CDS encoding permease, translating into MDVFTLAFWGISIVLIIVSLIKSKKKTFEAMKKSKGMMGNMLGEIIAIIFIIGLILTFVPPESIKSVLGSENTVMATVIAAIAGSITLVPAFVAFPLVGSFIDVGASIVPAVAFLTTLTMVGVVTFPLEKKEFGFKFTLTRNLLSFVAALFIAAVMGVVL